The Methyloferula stellata AR4 genome includes a window with the following:
- a CDS encoding uroporphyrinogen-III synthase, which translates to MRILLLRAAPDAARSAAELQQRGHRPLISPVIEIVPTGLPLPSGSFDAVIASSAQAFKFLAPEEVQLLRDLPLLCVGSRAAAAALKSGFRAASIVAPDAKSLAPLIAAKYPAPAHFIYLAGEDRKPDLEEALNAAQYALTLHETYSAEAAEKLVPAAVSALEYREIDAILHYSRRSAEIFLDLAAEAKLDLEQIAHFCLSADVAAPLVEAGQPHVIIADTPEETALFRKLTGFSLS; encoded by the coding sequence ATGCGGATATTGTTGTTACGCGCGGCACCCGATGCCGCCCGCAGCGCGGCGGAGCTTCAACAGCGCGGCCATCGTCCCCTGATTTCGCCGGTCATCGAGATCGTGCCGACGGGCCTACCTCTGCCATCGGGATCATTCGACGCCGTCATCGCGTCGAGTGCGCAGGCTTTCAAATTTTTGGCGCCCGAAGAGGTGCAGCTGCTGCGGGATCTGCCCCTGCTTTGCGTTGGATCGCGCGCCGCGGCGGCGGCTCTCAAAAGCGGCTTTCGAGCCGCCTCGATCGTTGCGCCCGACGCGAAAAGCCTCGCGCCGCTGATCGCGGCGAAATATCCAGCCCCGGCGCATTTTATCTATTTGGCTGGCGAAGACCGCAAGCCGGATCTCGAAGAGGCCCTAAACGCCGCGCAATACGCGTTGACGTTGCACGAAACCTATAGCGCCGAAGCTGCCGAAAAGCTGGTTCCGGCCGCCGTTTCCGCGCTCGAATATCGGGAAATCGATGCGATCTTGCATTATTCCCGCCGCAGCGCGGAAATCTTCCTCGACTTGGCGGCGGAGGCCAAACTCGATCTCGAACAAATCGCGCATTTCTGCCTTTCGGCCGATGTCGCGGCTCCGCTTGTCGAAGCGGGCCAGCCGCATGTGATCATCGCCGACACGCCGGAGGAAACCGCGCTTTTTCGAAAACTTACCGGCTTTTCACTTTCCTGA
- the hemC gene encoding hydroxymethylbilane synthase — protein MNSSHQGPFKLKLGTRGSPLALAQAHMVQKGLAEAHGVEPSAIEIVVIKTTGDQIQDRSLEEAGGKGLFTKELDIALMNGGIDFAVHSSKDLPTLLPPEIAIAGYLPREDARDVWISPVASHPRDLPKGAKVGTASLRRGAMLKRLRPDLEILLLRGNVETRLAKVASGAFAGTLLALAGLKRLGLEARATTILGIDEFLPAAGQGAIGLTARQGDGKVLNELAPILDPATGIALAAERAFLAVLDGSCKTPIGAYAQVQGDHLAFQGLLLRPDGGDAVDVSASGPVAEAVKIGEDAARSILAELPAHGFKV, from the coding sequence ATGAACAGTTCGCACCAAGGACCCTTCAAGCTGAAACTCGGCACGCGCGGTAGCCCCCTCGCCTTGGCCCAGGCGCATATGGTTCAAAAGGGCCTCGCGGAAGCGCATGGGGTTGAGCCCAGCGCCATCGAGATCGTCGTCATCAAGACCACCGGCGATCAGATTCAGGACCGCTCGCTGGAAGAAGCCGGCGGCAAGGGCCTCTTCACCAAGGAACTCGACATCGCGTTGATGAACGGCGGCATCGATTTCGCCGTTCATTCGTCGAAGGATCTGCCGACGCTTCTGCCGCCCGAGATCGCGATTGCCGGCTATTTGCCGCGCGAGGATGCGCGGGATGTATGGATCTCCCCCGTTGCCAGCCATCCGCGCGATTTGCCGAAGGGCGCCAAGGTCGGTACGGCCTCTCTTCGCCGTGGCGCCATGCTGAAACGGCTGCGGCCCGACCTCGAGATTTTGCTGTTGCGCGGCAATGTCGAGACGCGGCTTGCCAAGGTCGCCTCCGGCGCATTCGCCGGCACATTGCTGGCGCTCGCCGGGCTGAAGCGGCTTGGGCTCGAGGCGCGGGCAACGACGATTCTCGGCATTGACGAATTTCTGCCTGCCGCCGGGCAAGGCGCAATCGGGCTAACTGCGCGGCAGGGCGACGGCAAAGTGCTGAATGAGCTCGCACCCATTCTCGATCCAGCCACTGGTATAGCGCTCGCGGCGGAACGCGCCTTTCTCGCTGTGCTCGACGGCTCCTGCAAGACGCCTATCGGCGCCTATGCGCAGGTGCAGGGCGACCATCTCGCCTTCCAAGGGCTTTTGCTGCGTCCGGACGGCGGCGATGCCGTCGATGTCTCGGCCTCGGGGCCGGTTGCCGAGGCCGTAAAAATCGGCGAAGACGCCGCGCGCTCGATTCTGGCAGAGCTTCCAGCCCATGGGTTCAAGGTCTAG
- a CDS encoding GtrA family protein produces the protein MKTRPARDDAPATLPRLPVFLKDLVGYGLCSAAALVLDCGLLFGLTSAGLNYLPAAAIGFFSGMLLAYVLSIRFVYADRRSPNHTWEAVGFFIIGMAGLVLNQILLFGFVDGLDLSLVAAKGLTTLCVFLFNFAARRSVLFSPDASPEKA, from the coding sequence ATGAAAACCCGTCCCGCGCGTGACGATGCTCCCGCGACCCTGCCGCGCCTGCCGGTCTTTTTGAAGGATCTCGTGGGCTACGGGCTTTGCAGCGCCGCGGCTCTCGTTTTGGATTGCGGACTTTTGTTCGGCCTCACCTCCGCGGGCTTGAATTATCTGCCAGCGGCGGCGATCGGATTTTTTTCCGGCATGCTGCTCGCCTATGTCTTGAGCATCCGCTTCGTCTATGCCGACCGCCGCAGCCCCAATCACACATGGGAGGCCGTCGGCTTCTTCATCATCGGGATGGCCGGCCTTGTGCTCAATCAAATCCTGTTGTTTGGATTTGTCGACGGACTGGATCTCTCCTTGGTGGCCGCCAAGGGGCTCACGACCCTCTGCGTTTTCCTATTCAATTTCGCGGCGCGGCGCAGCGTCTTGTTTTCGCCGGACGCTTCGCCGGAAAAGGCTTGA
- a CDS encoding inositol monophosphatase family protein has protein sequence MIRSALMNVMTAAALKAGRGLKRDFGEVENLQVSIKGPGDFVSAADKKSEKTLFEELSKARPGYGFVLEESGIVEGSDKSHVWYIDPLDGTTNFLHGLPIFAISIGLAREGQLVAGLVYNPATDDMFVAEKGQGAWGNSHRLRVAARRNMADALIGCGAPHIGKIKEHPRFQAEFAAVTAKVVNIRRLGAAAIDLCYVASGRYDGFWERGLQSWDMAAGVHIIREAGGYVTDADGGTDMLTKGSICAGNEFVQQHLLDLIRSA, from the coding sequence ATGATCCGTTCGGCTTTGATGAATGTGATGACGGCGGCGGCCTTGAAGGCCGGACGCGGTCTGAAACGCGATTTCGGCGAAGTCGAAAACCTGCAGGTCTCGATCAAGGGACCCGGCGATTTCGTTTCGGCCGCGGATAAGAAATCCGAGAAAACCCTGTTCGAAGAGTTGTCGAAGGCGCGGCCCGGCTACGGTTTCGTGCTCGAGGAAAGCGGCATCGTCGAGGGCAGCGACAAAAGCCACGTCTGGTACATAGATCCGCTCGACGGGACGACCAATTTTCTCCACGGCCTGCCGATTTTCGCGATCTCGATCGGGCTCGCGCGGGAAGGCCAATTGGTGGCGGGCCTCGTCTATAATCCGGCGACAGATGATATGTTCGTTGCCGAAAAGGGCCAGGGCGCCTGGGGCAATAGTCACCGTTTGCGCGTCGCAGCGAGGCGCAACATGGCTGATGCTTTGATCGGCTGCGGCGCACCGCATATAGGCAAGATCAAGGAACATCCGCGCTTCCAGGCCGAATTCGCGGCTGTGACGGCAAAAGTGGTCAATATCCGGCGTCTCGGCGCGGCCGCCATCGATCTTTGCTATGTCGCGAGCGGCCGCTACGATGGGTTTTGGGAGCGCGGCCTGCAATCCTGGGACATGGCGGCTGGCGTTCATATCATCCGGGAGGCAGGCGGATACGTCACCGATGCCGATGGCGGGACCGATATGCTGACCAAGGGATCGATTTGCGCCGGCAATGAATTCGTCCAGCAGCATTTGCTGGATTTGATCCGGAGCGCCTGA
- the efp gene encoding elongation factor P: MPKIDGNQITPGTVIEHQGGLWVAVKSNTVKPGKGGAFNQVELKNLIDGRKLNERFRADATVEMIELELKDFSFLYAEGESLVFMDLESYEQIDLATDWVGERAAFLQDGMKVTLQMHEGRPISIRFPVHVILQVVEADPVVRGQTAASSYKPAKLENGLRVLVPPFIEPGERIVVDTTEVAYLRRAD, encoded by the coding sequence ATGCCCAAAATCGATGGAAACCAAATCACCCCCGGCACCGTCATTGAACATCAAGGCGGCCTCTGGGTCGCGGTGAAGTCCAATACGGTGAAGCCCGGCAAGGGCGGCGCCTTCAACCAGGTCGAGCTGAAAAACCTGATCGACGGGCGCAAGCTCAACGAGCGATTCCGCGCCGACGCGACGGTCGAGATGATCGAGCTCGAACTGAAGGATTTCAGCTTTCTCTATGCGGAGGGCGAGTCGCTGGTCTTCATGGATCTCGAATCCTATGAACAGATCGATCTTGCTACCGATTGGGTGGGTGAGCGCGCGGCTTTTTTGCAGGACGGGATGAAAGTCACGTTGCAAATGCATGAAGGCCGGCCGATCAGTATCCGTTTCCCGGTCCATGTCATCTTGCAGGTGGTCGAAGCCGATCCTGTCGTGCGCGGCCAGACGGCCGCCTCGTCCTATAAGCCGGCGAAGCTCGAAAACGGTTTGCGTGTCCTTGTGCCGCCCTTCATCGAGCCGGGCGAGCGCATCGTTGTCGATACGACCGAGGTCGCCTATCTAAGGCGGGCGGACTGA
- a CDS encoding aldo/keto reductase: protein MSLSKRKLGTQGLEVSSVGLGCMGMSQSYGPADEAESIATLHRAIELGCTFLDTAEVYGPYKNEELLGKALTGKRDKVVIATKFGFHIENGSRMNGTDSRPAHIVEAVEGSLKRLKTDHIDLLYQHRVDRNVPIEDVAGTVGDLVKAGKVRFFGLSEAGAATIRRAHAAYPVSALQSEYSLWERNLEKDVIPVLAELQIGLVAFSPLGRGFLTGEVKRAEDYPADDYRRTDPRYQGENYDANMRAAQVVRDIAKSLNAKPGQIALAWLLGKSGHIVPIPGTKRRSYLEENVAAASISLSPEQMKALDDALAPEKISGPRYGETMMAMVDR, encoded by the coding sequence ATGTCTTTAAGCAAACGCAAGCTCGGCACCCAGGGTCTCGAGGTTTCTTCCGTCGGCCTCGGCTGCATGGGAATGAGCCAATCCTACGGCCCCGCGGACGAGGCTGAATCGATTGCGACGCTGCACCGCGCGATAGAGCTTGGTTGCACCTTTCTCGACACGGCCGAGGTCTATGGTCCGTACAAGAACGAGGAGCTTCTCGGCAAAGCGCTGACCGGCAAGCGCGACAAAGTCGTGATCGCGACGAAATTCGGCTTTCATATCGAGAACGGCAGCCGGATGAACGGCACCGATAGCCGTCCGGCACATATCGTGGAGGCCGTCGAGGGCTCCCTCAAGCGGTTGAAGACGGACCATATCGATCTTCTCTATCAGCATCGCGTCGATCGTAATGTCCCGATCGAGGATGTTGCGGGCACCGTCGGGGACCTCGTCAAGGCCGGCAAGGTTCGTTTCTTCGGTCTCTCCGAAGCCGGCGCTGCGACCATCCGGCGGGCACATGCAGCGTATCCGGTCTCGGCGCTGCAAAGCGAATATTCGCTTTGGGAGCGCAATCTCGAAAAAGATGTGATTCCGGTCCTGGCCGAGCTTCAGATCGGGCTTGTCGCTTTTTCGCCGCTCGGACGCGGCTTTTTGACGGGCGAGGTCAAGCGGGCCGAAGATTATCCGGCGGACGATTACCGCCGAACCGATCCGCGCTATCAAGGCGAAAATTACGACGCGAACATGCGGGCGGCGCAGGTTGTCCGTGACATCGCGAAAAGCCTTAATGCGAAGCCGGGGCAGATTGCGCTGGCCTGGCTGCTTGGGAAGAGCGGCCACATTGTCCCCATTCCCGGCACGAAGCGCCGCAGCTATCTCGAAGAAAACGTCGCCGCCGCCTCGATCAGCCTGTCGCCCGAGCAGATGAAGGCTCTCGATGACGCGCTCGCGCCGGAGAAGATCTCAGGGCCCCGCTACGGCGAGACGATGATGGCGATGGTCGACCGTTAG
- a CDS encoding EVE domain-containing protein, with the protein MAHWLIKSEPNKWSWEMQVEAGAKGTFWNGVRNHTAKQYLMAMKKGEEAFFYHSNVGKEVVGIVKVIKTFYPDPSDESGKFGMCDFAAVKPLKRPVTLEEIKSDERLKDMILVNNSRLSVQPVTDEEWALICQLGGLAKE; encoded by the coding sequence ATGGCGCATTGGCTGATCAAAAGCGAACCGAATAAATGGTCTTGGGAGATGCAGGTCGAGGCCGGGGCGAAAGGCACGTTCTGGAACGGCGTGCGCAACCACACCGCGAAACAATATCTCATGGCGATGAAGAAAGGCGAGGAGGCCTTTTTCTACCATTCGAATGTCGGCAAGGAGGTCGTCGGCATCGTCAAGGTCATCAAGACCTTTTACCCCGATCCGAGCGATGAAAGCGGCAAATTCGGCATGTGCGACTTCGCGGCGGTGAAGCCTCTGAAACGCCCCGTGACACTCGAAGAGATCAAAAGTGACGAGCGGCTGAAAGACATGATCCTCGTCAATAATTCGCGCCTCTCGGTCCAGCCCGTGACGGACGAAGAATGGGCCTTGATTTGCCAGCTCGGCGGCCTCGCGAAGGAGTGA
- a CDS encoding NAD(P)H-dependent glycerol-3-phosphate dehydrogenase: MSESNSPIAVLGAGAWGTALANLAAYHGTKVVLWGRDPQQIAAMAAEHVNARHLPGVPLAPSLDVTADLAAIAGASLILAAVPAQALRGAMRLAAPHISAGVPVIICAKGIERTSGLFLSDVLAEVLPQNPAAVLSGPGFAQDVGKGLPTAITLAAKDAALAERLGQRLAVPWVRFYHSSDVRGVEIGGAAKNVLAIAVGIAAGRGLGASACAALIARGFAELTRFGAAFGAEPGTLMGLSGLGDLVLTCGSAQSRNYAFGLALGRGTPMDQAVAAAGLVEGAYTSAVLVSLAQRKGVDMPIATAVDAVLTQKLSIDAAIEALLARPAKPERLS, from the coding sequence GTGAGCGAGAGCAACAGCCCGATCGCGGTCCTCGGCGCGGGCGCCTGGGGCACGGCGCTCGCCAATCTCGCCGCATATCATGGGACCAAAGTGGTGCTTTGGGGCCGCGATCCGCAACAGATCGCGGCGATGGCGGCCGAGCACGTCAATGCGCGGCATTTGCCGGGCGTGCCATTGGCGCCAAGCCTTGACGTCACCGCCGACCTCGCGGCGATTGCCGGCGCCAGTCTCATCCTTGCCGCTGTGCCGGCACAGGCGCTGCGCGGGGCCATGCGGCTTGCCGCGCCGCATATCTCGGCGGGCGTGCCCGTGATCATTTGCGCCAAGGGCATCGAGCGCACGAGCGGGCTTTTTCTGAGCGACGTTCTGGCCGAAGTCCTGCCGCAAAACCCCGCGGCGGTGCTTTCGGGGCCGGGTTTCGCGCAGGATGTCGGCAAGGGTCTGCCGACGGCGATCACGCTTGCCGCGAAAGATGCCGCGCTGGCCGAACGCCTCGGACAAAGGCTCGCCGTGCCTTGGGTGCGCTTCTATCATTCGAGCGATGTGCGCGGCGTCGAGATTGGCGGGGCTGCGAAAAACGTTCTTGCCATCGCGGTCGGCATAGCTGCCGGCCGCGGGCTTGGAGCGTCGGCCTGCGCGGCCTTGATCGCGCGGGGCTTCGCGGAATTGACCCGTTTCGGCGCGGCCTTCGGGGCCGAACCCGGCACGCTGATGGGCCTCTCCGGCCTCGGCGATCTCGTGCTCACCTGCGGCTCGGCGCAATCGCGCAATTATGCCTTTGGTCTCGCGCTTGGACGCGGCACGCCGATGGATCAGGCGGTCGCGGCTGCGGGGCTCGTCGAGGGCGCCTATACGAGCGCGGTGCTCGTGAGCCTGGCGCAGCGCAAGGGCGTCGATATGCCGATCGCGACCGCGGTGGACGCCGTGCTCACACAAAAGCTGTCGATTGATGCCGCGATCGAGGCTTTGCTCGCTAGGCCGGCGAAGCCGGAACGCTTATCGTGA
- the tsaD gene encoding tRNA (adenosine(37)-N6)-threonylcarbamoyltransferase complex transferase subunit TsaD, with protein sequence MRVLGIETTCDETAAAVVQLRPEGGGDILSNEIMSQIAEHAAYGGVVPEIAARAHIDVIDRLVERALIHAGLRLDELDGIAAAAGPGLIGGVIVGLTTAKALALATRKPFIAVNHLEAHALTARLTDGIDFPFLLLLVSGGHTQLVAVKGVGDYVRLGSTVDDAVGEAFDKVAKMLGLPYPGGPQVEQEAEKGDALRFNFPRPMLGRAKADFSFSGLKTAVRLEAERIAPLTATDVADLCASFQAAVVDTIVDRCRAGLKLFRERIARTPQALVVAGGAAANGGIRRALLRFSGETGLKLVLPPAALCTDNGAMIAWAGIERLSLGLTDDLTFAARPRWPLDADADAAHHGKA encoded by the coding sequence ATGCGCGTTCTTGGAATTGAAACGACTTGCGACGAGACGGCCGCCGCCGTGGTGCAACTGCGCCCGGAGGGCGGTGGCGACATATTGTCGAACGAGATCATGAGCCAGATTGCCGAACATGCCGCCTATGGCGGCGTGGTGCCGGAAATCGCCGCCAGAGCCCATATCGACGTGATCGACCGGCTGGTCGAGAGGGCGCTCATTCATGCCGGTCTGCGGCTCGACGAATTGGATGGGATCGCCGCCGCGGCGGGACCCGGCCTCATCGGCGGCGTCATCGTCGGCCTGACGACGGCCAAAGCCCTGGCGCTCGCGACGCGCAAACCCTTCATCGCCGTCAATCATCTCGAAGCCCACGCGCTGACCGCGCGGCTGACGGACGGGATCGATTTTCCCTTTCTGCTGCTGCTCGTTTCGGGCGGCCATACGCAGCTCGTCGCGGTCAAGGGCGTCGGCGATTATGTACGACTTGGCTCGACCGTGGATGACGCGGTCGGCGAAGCTTTCGATAAGGTCGCTAAAATGCTGGGTCTACCCTATCCGGGCGGCCCACAGGTCGAGCAAGAGGCCGAAAAAGGCGATGCGTTGCGGTTTAATTTTCCGCGCCCCATGCTCGGTCGCGCCAAGGCCGATTTCTCGTTTTCCGGCCTCAAGACGGCGGTGCGGCTCGAAGCCGAAAGAATCGCGCCTTTGACGGCGACAGATGTCGCCGATCTCTGCGCCTCGTTCCAGGCGGCCGTCGTCGATACGATCGTCGATCGCTGCCGCGCCGGGCTGAAATTGTTTCGCGAGCGCATCGCGCGGACGCCACAGGCTCTGGTGGTCGCGGGTGGTGCCGCGGCCAATGGTGGAATCAGGCGGGCGCTTTTACGGTTCAGCGGGGAGACGGGTCTGAAACTCGTCCTGCCGCCGGCGGCGCTCTGTACCGATAATGGTGCGATGATCGCCTGGGCCGGAATCGAGCGCCTGTCCTTGGGACTGACGGACGATCTGACCTTCGCGGCGCGGCCGCGCTGGCCGCTCGATGCCGACGCGGATGCCGCGCATCACGGCAAAGCGTGA
- a CDS encoding peptidoglycan -binding protein, with the protein MAFARARRTQRTIDYWPGFVDALSTMLLVIIFLLSVFMMAQFFLAREVTGKDTALTKLNHQIEELTSLLALERAGKAEAESNVASLSATLDTAQKDKSKLQSLIDANGAGSAAADARVTAAQQQIDAEKQVSARALAQVEILNQQISALRRQLAALEDALSASESRDRESQAKIADLGSRLNVALAQKVQELSRYRSDFFGRLREILGDRPGVRVVGDRFVFQSEVLFDTGQAALNPAGKTELDKLASALTELEREIPPEIPWVMRVDGHTDKRPIQSAQFHSNWELSSARAIAVVQYLISKGVSPQRLVAAGFGEFQPIDQADNEDAYRRNRRIELKLTEK; encoded by the coding sequence ATGGCCTTCGCGCGGGCACGCCGCACGCAGCGCACGATCGATTATTGGCCGGGCTTCGTCGACGCTTTGTCGACCATGCTGCTCGTGATCATCTTTCTTCTGTCGGTCTTCATGATGGCGCAATTCTTTCTCGCGCGCGAAGTGACCGGCAAGGACACGGCCTTGACCAAGCTCAATCACCAGATCGAGGAATTGACCTCGCTTCTCGCGCTTGAGCGCGCCGGCAAGGCCGAGGCTGAATCCAATGTCGCCTCGCTGTCTGCGACGCTCGATACGGCGCAAAAAGATAAATCCAAGCTGCAAAGTCTGATCGATGCGAATGGCGCCGGCTCCGCCGCCGCCGATGCGCGTGTCACCGCCGCTCAGCAACAGATCGACGCCGAAAAGCAGGTCTCGGCGCGGGCCTTGGCTCAGGTCGAAATTCTGAACCAGCAGATCTCGGCATTGCGCCGTCAATTGGCGGCGCTTGAAGACGCTTTGTCGGCGTCCGAAAGCCGGGATCGTGAATCGCAAGCCAAGATCGCCGATCTCGGCTCGCGCCTTAATGTGGCTCTGGCGCAGAAGGTTCAGGAATTATCGCGCTATCGCTCGGATTTCTTCGGCCGTCTGCGCGAGATTTTGGGCGATCGTCCCGGCGTGCGTGTCGTCGGCGACCGATTCGTGTTTCAATCGGAAGTCCTCTTCGATACGGGCCAGGCGGCGCTCAATCCGGCGGGCAAAACCGAACTTGATAAGCTCGCCTCTGCCTTGACCGAACTCGAACGCGAAATTCCGCCGGAAATCCCCTGGGTGATGCGGGTTGACGGCCATACCGACAAGAGGCCGATCCAATCGGCGCAGTTCCACTCGAATTGGGAGCTGTCCTCGGCCCGAGCCATCGCCGTAGTGCAATATTTGATCTCGAAGGGCGTCTCGCCGCAGCGCTTGGTTGCAGCGGGTTTCGGCGAGTTCCAGCCCATCGATCAGGCCGATAATGAAGATGCCTATCGCCGCAACCGGCGTATCGAATTGAAACTCACCGAAAAATAA
- a CDS encoding NAD(P)/FAD-dependent oxidoreductase, translating to MEIIDTFVVGAGPAGLTTAYTLAKAHRDVLVIEQDPVYVGGISRTVNYKGFLFDIGGHRFFSKSKEVVALWNEILPDDFIDRPRLSRIFYKNKFYAYPLKAFEALRNLGLWQSTACMASFAYAQAFPIHAPKTFHQWVRNQFGERLFSIFFKTYTEKVWGMGCDEISADWAAQRIKGLSLGSAILDGLRRSLGTKRKSSGGAVAKTLIESFRYPRRGPGMMWEAATAKIKALGGNVLMDRKLSSLHWDERKGLWTIKVETGDGVEETYAARNVVSSAAIRDLMGRLSPTPLSLFHARQLKYRDFLTVVLIGRSEKALPDNWIYIHDPQVKVGRVQNFRSWSPDMIPDDVSTCLGLEYFCFEGDGLWTSSDAELIALARQEIEHIGLMRSEDIVDACVVRQKKAYPVYDDAYADNVAVIRRDLQTSFPSLHLVGRNGMHKYNNQDHAMMTGMLTAANILAGEQRYDVWQVNEDAEYGEEGLSGAKEALKSERLVPQRAA from the coding sequence TTGGAAATTATCGACACTTTCGTGGTTGGCGCCGGGCCCGCGGGATTGACGACGGCCTATACGCTCGCCAAGGCCCATCGCGACGTTCTCGTGATCGAACAAGATCCTGTCTATGTCGGCGGCATCAGCCGGACCGTCAATTACAAGGGCTTTCTCTTCGACATCGGCGGCCATCGCTTCTTTTCGAAATCCAAGGAAGTCGTGGCGCTCTGGAACGAGATCCTGCCCGATGATTTCATCGACCGCCCGCGCCTGTCGCGCATTTTCTACAAGAACAAATTCTATGCCTATCCGCTGAAGGCGTTCGAAGCCTTGCGCAATCTCGGGCTTTGGCAAAGCACGGCTTGCATGGCCTCTTTCGCCTATGCGCAGGCCTTTCCGATTCATGCGCCGAAGACCTTCCATCAGTGGGTCCGCAACCAGTTTGGCGAAAGGCTCTTCTCGATCTTCTTCAAGACCTATACCGAAAAGGTCTGGGGCATGGGCTGCGACGAGATTTCGGCCGATTGGGCCGCCCAGCGCATCAAGGGCCTGAGCCTCGGAAGCGCCATTCTCGACGGGCTTCGCCGTTCGTTGGGGACGAAGCGCAAGTCAAGCGGCGGCGCGGTCGCCAAAACCCTGATCGAATCCTTTCGCTATCCACGCCGCGGTCCGGGCATGATGTGGGAAGCCGCGACCGCCAAGATCAAAGCCCTGGGCGGCAACGTGCTGATGGATCGCAAGCTCTCCTCGCTGCATTGGGACGAGCGCAAAGGCCTCTGGACGATCAAGGTCGAGACGGGCGATGGCGTTGAAGAAACCTATGCCGCGCGCAACGTCGTTTCATCCGCCGCGATCCGCGATCTGATGGGCCGGCTGAGCCCGACGCCGCTCAGCCTTTTCCACGCGCGCCAGCTCAAATATCGCGACTTCCTGACCGTCGTGCTGATCGGCCGGAGCGAGAAGGCTCTGCCGGACAATTGGATCTATATCCATGACCCGCAGGTCAAGGTCGGCCGCGTTCAGAATTTCCGCTCCTGGTCGCCCGACATGATTCCAGACGATGTCTCGACCTGTCTCGGACTTGAATATTTCTGCTTCGAGGGCGACGGCCTTTGGACCTCCTCCGACGCCGAGCTGATCGCGCTTGCCCGGCAGGAGATCGAGCATATCGGCCTGATGCGGTCCGAGGATATCGTCGATGCCTGCGTCGTCCGGCAGAAGAAAGCCTATCCGGTTTACGACGATGCCTATGCCGACAATGTCGCCGTCATCAGGCGCGATCTGCAGACGAGCTTTCCGAGCCTCCATCTCGTCGGGCGCAACGGCATGCATAAATATAACAATCAGGATCATGCGATGATGACCGGCATGCTCACGGCGGCGAATATTCTCGCGGGCGAACAGCGCTACGACGTCTGGCAGGTCAATGAAGATGCCGAATATGGCGAAGAGGGACTGTCGGGCGCCAAGGAAGCCTTGAAGAGCGAACGTCTCGTGCCGCAGCGTGCCGCCTGA